The Fortiea contorta PCC 7126 genome has a segment encoding these proteins:
- a CDS encoding tyrosine-type recombinase/integrase: MSDTPDSPRRASPKTSDETPIERAVESLEKSLNAPIEQYFAATPDERDVIALMLANIRAPSTRHEYQKDLRKFFVAMTGVEPNSDSVLEFLHLSEKRAVAVVLKYKAKLLAQGLKEATVNRRLSSIKSLVKFARQLGVCSYTLEDVELEKVKAYRDTSGVDAQTINSAIGLIERSTVHGQRDYALLRLLWENLLRRDEVSKLDVKDFDPYECRLRILGKGKGTNDEWVKLSMATVNAICDWLQVRGNITASSPLFIALDNRSKGHRLTGDGIRKIVVNYFDAAGVKKLMSPHRIRHSGITTLLEATQGDVRRTQKVSRHAKLDVLIQYDDNRKKGQSEMTNLLADMID, encoded by the coding sequence ATGTCTGATACTCCCGATTCCCCCAGACGGGCATCCCCAAAAACCAGCGATGAAACTCCTATTGAAAGGGCGGTAGAGTCATTAGAAAAATCTCTTAATGCCCCAATTGAGCAGTATTTTGCGGCAACTCCTGACGAACGGGATGTCATTGCTTTGATGCTTGCTAATATTCGCGCCCCCAGCACCCGACACGAATACCAGAAAGATTTGCGGAAGTTTTTTGTGGCGATGACTGGTGTTGAGCCGAATTCTGACAGCGTGTTGGAGTTTTTGCACCTGAGTGAGAAACGGGCGGTGGCGGTGGTGTTGAAATATAAGGCCAAGCTACTAGCACAGGGGTTGAAGGAAGCAACGGTCAATCGTCGCTTGAGCAGCATTAAATCGTTGGTGAAGTTTGCTCGCCAGCTAGGTGTGTGCAGCTACACGCTCGAAGATGTAGAGTTGGAAAAGGTAAAAGCGTATCGAGATACCTCTGGGGTGGATGCCCAAACCATCAACAGTGCAATTGGGCTAATTGAGCGCTCAACTGTTCATGGTCAAAGAGATTATGCGCTGTTGCGGCTGTTGTGGGAAAATTTATTGCGTCGCGATGAGGTCAGCAAACTAGACGTGAAAGACTTTGACCCCTATGAGTGCAGATTACGGATTTTGGGGAAAGGAAAAGGCACGAATGATGAATGGGTAAAATTATCAATGGCAACGGTGAATGCCATCTGTGATTGGTTGCAAGTCCGGGGTAATATCACCGCTTCATCACCCTTATTTATCGCCCTGGATAACCGTAGCAAAGGGCATCGTCTTACTGGGGACGGCATCCGCAAAATTGTTGTCAATTATTTTGATGCAGCTGGTGTAAAAAAGTTAATGTCACCCCACCGCATCCGCCATAGCGGCATTACAACTCTTTTGGAAGCAACCCAAGGGGATGTGCGTAGGACGCAAAAAGTCAGCCGTCATGCCAAGCTGGATGTATTAATTCAG